The Naumovozyma dairenensis CBS 421 chromosome 2, complete genome genome segment TACTGACATTGATCCACCCTGTtatacatttttttaaCCAAATTACTGCTGTGTAAAAAATACTAGTTTCGTCTTCAGTAAGAGAGGATGCTGAAATATACATATGTTCAGTAAAGTGCATGCATGAGTTTCGTTTGAAACCGATCTAACCTACGTACACAATTAGTTTCTTAACGAAGTGGGGCAGGCATTTCTCAGGCAGGTGATCGTGGATGTCGAAGAGATTGAATTCctatttcaatttaataGCATAAACCAAAAGTACAAgcatattgaatttaatcGGTATGTAAATAAGAAGGacaaaagagaaaatttCAATCGTTTGGTCGTgatattctttttgttcttgttcttgtacttgttcttgttctcCGTGAGGCCACTCTCTTAATAACGTTGGTGTTACCCAGCTAGTactcatattttttttatagtGTAATTTTACTTAGATGGATAACGTTACAGATCATTGCAATTTAAAGATCATCTATTGTTCGGGGGAACAGACCAATTTAGATGTCAATAGAAAATATAGAACTACCAAATGTATTCTTATTTTACAGttctattgaaaatatattgaaactGATCTTGATATCCAATCTACagattttttaaagatcATACACATCATTTGGAGAGTTTACCATACAAAGTAAAAGGGTTAGTAAACGGAAAACGAGAAACAGAATATGTCTAAAATACCAGATGATAACGATGGATTGCCGAGCTATGAGGACGTCATAAATGAAGAGGAGCGtttacaacaacagcagcagcagcagcaacaaaATTCAAGACCTCGACCTCCGCCAATACCTTCAAATAACAGACCATCTACTTCTATAAGGCCACCACCACTACAACCCGCAAGACCATCTCCAAGACCTCCAGCATCACATCCTACACAACAAGGTGATCAGAGGATCAAACCAAGCAATTACAATCCCTCAATCCCTTGGACATACCCGGCAGGATTCCATTGCAAAAAATGTAACAATACAGGatataaattgaaaaatgggCATTCATGCAAATCATGTTGGAGAAGGTTCGCTCCTTCAAACAATACAATGACCATGCCAACTACATACAATGCCTACTATCAAAACGGTAGCAATCCCTTCTTCCCCTTCGCAGGAGCTCCACCGACCCCATCGTTTATGCCTCATGTATCAGTAGGTCCAACTCCGCCCATTGGACCCAATGGGGTACGACCACTTATGGTACAACCTGGAGATCCACGATTAGGTGGAGTCATATGTGGTGAATGTAGAGGTTCGGGCCGAATTAGATTCCTcttagatgatgatttatgTCCCCTTTGTAATGGTTTAGGTCGAATAATTGGAAGAAGGCCGTGATTCGTGATCCATCCATTCCACAGTTTGCTAGTCACGTGCATAGTACGGACCCGAATTAAAGAGCAGTAAAAATCCCCCCCCCCCCTCCAAGGATCTCATAC includes the following:
- the HUA1 gene encoding Hua1p (similar to Saccharomyces cerevisiae HUA1 (YGR268C); ancestral locus Anc_5.36), coding for MSKIPDDNDGLPSYEDVINEEERLQQQQQQQQQNSRPRPPPIPSNNRPSTSIRPPPLQPARPSPRPPASHPTQQGDQRIKPSNYNPSIPWTYPAGFHCKKCNNTGYKLKNGHSCKSCWRRFAPSNNTMTMPTTYNAYYQNGSNPFFPFAGAPPTPSFMPHVSVGPTPPIGPNGVRPLMVQPGDPRLGGVICGECRGSGRIRFLLDDDLCPLCNGLGRIIGRRP